The Triplophysa dalaica isolate WHDGS20190420 chromosome 18, ASM1584641v1, whole genome shotgun sequence genome includes the window GAATGAAGCAAAAAGGATTTTAAATGACCCGTCTCATGTACTCTTGTCACAAACTCTTAACCTCCAGAAGAAGATCTAGAATGTCTCACTATAAACAAAAGAGATTTAAGATCTTTGTGCCAGTATCAATTTGAATGCTGAACATGGATCAGTGGGTTTCATGTATAGGTTATGTCAAATATGTGTATTGGTACGCTGTGTATGAATGTTGTGCAGCAGGTTGCATCAAAAAATGTTTTCGCTATTGAGTCCACTACCGATTCCCCTATCAGGGacaataattatatttcatttcagtttaCAAAACAggaattttacaaaaaaggGCTGAAATGTTGCAGGAATTATaatgatcttaaagttaaaatgcattaaaatgcaaaGCATACAGAAATCtgtctttttaatgttttaactgaTTTATCAGCCGCTGTATAAAATCATACTTTATGCTGTTCAGTTGCATGTTACACTTAGTTCTGCTTATgggaaaaatatacatattgtaCATAATTGATCAAAGTGACAAGTTACATTCACCTCTGTGTTGCCAAGTGCAGGAAGTAAAGAAATATATCTGAAATTCTCTTACCTGAGGTTCAATGTACCATCCACTTGATCGTTTACACTGCCTTAACTCTTCAAACTTATAGGCTGAGTACACAGGAATCTTGTTGCTGGTATCATAAAGCGTGGCATAATAAACAACATCATTTAGCGTTTGGCAGATATTTTGGAAAGCAGGTGTCGGGGTGATAATTGGAGGTTGTTTGTCTGCAAAAAAACCATCACATTGATTCTCAAAAGCCGAAACAACTCTAGCTGAAGCACCAGAAAGCAGCCACAGCATCACCAcaggaagaaagaatgtcatgaTGACGTGATAAGAGATGAGGAACTTCTCTGCAAGTACTAGAAACAAACATAACATCAACATATACATTTCTCCTTTCCGACAAGTTGTTGGTAGAGATTATACAGTAGCAAATGTTTTACAAGAGGCATTTTGCAACTTACTGgtgcatttttatatatactcATATATTTCCCTTCTTTTTGAATGATATCCCATGATTAGAAAGCTATCCTGTCTAATGTAcctgtaaaattacttttttaatagTCTTTACTGGTACACTACCGTTAATAAATCAAGTATTAACACAACcttttcaaaaatacatatgcttttttattaacaatactGTGGTTAATAATCATTAGTCAACAAACAGTCTAAAATCAATAtacagtcatcatttacatcatttacCATCCTGTGCCAAACCTGCCCAGCAAAAATACTGAATTCAGTGTACATGGTATGGGTCTCACCCATAGCTGACAACACTCCTCTAACAAGACGTCCCAAGCTCTTGTCTCCTGCCAAAACcttgatttattgattttatttaaataatttttatttaattcatttacttatttactaATCTTTGCCATTTAGTgatgtatattttgttttcatttattaagtGATTAAGCTAAAAGCGGTTCTCCTTTCTTAGCAGTTTAATTCACAAAAATGGTTTAACACCATAAAATATAGATGTTATCATTATAAAGCAACAATATGGTACACTTGCTCACGTGTTCCCCCATTTGGTTGATAGTCGCTATTGTCAGTTACTAGTGTCGTAAATActgtcgctgtataagcttccctgTGGGCAGTGCAACGCGCGTGAACTTGTTGACTAAGCTGATTGCACAGAAACGAATGCTGAAATGTCGTTTGGAAACTCTTCTGCAGGGGATGGGAGGGGCTGTGTGTACCAACCCGAACACTGAACTGTGAGAATCCCGTTTTTGTAataacttttcttagtcccttattggacaattctcccagaaaagcaggCGGCATGCCACGCGTCAACCCGCGAGAGCCAGGAAAAAAAGCacgcccacgcgtcaaccaATGAGAGCGGGAGAAGGATCATGTGTACACCTCAACCAGCtgaagcaggagagagagcactgcgttTGCGAAATAATCGTACGGCTGtatctgtgttttataaatgtgatcaaacgaAATACTCTACGGATATGCGAAGGATACTTACTATACGAAGTACTCAATATAACCAGGAGAAATGCATAAACTGTCTGAGTAATAGCCACTTTtagagttgttctaccactgaaatcaTTTTAGTGATATTATTTTAAGATCGAAAAACTTAAAGgtgttgctttaaaaagaaatataatgCTGTTACCTGTTGTCATACACCCTTGTAGTCTGTCTGTATTGTGTCCCTGTGTGTCTTAGTGTCACTTGCGTGCGTAGACACTTGCATTTATACAGTAGATTTAAGTCATGTGACTTGTGCACAGAACAACCTGTGGTGTCTTAGGGAGGTActtacagatttttttgcagaattTCTTAATTTCCCCCAACTTCCTTCTCTCTATTTGACACATCGTTGAACAGCTCAAAGGATTTAACATCACTTTATTAAAGCataattattgtaaaatgaACACTTTTCTACTCTAGAACCTGTATACAGCAGGTTGACGCAGATCTGCAAAGCATCATCGGCAAATGTCAACACAGTTATCCAGAGAATCATATTGCAGATTTCAGTTCAAAACCATAGAGATTCcacattttccaaaaaatatacttaagcaaagcacctttttttgttaatattcactCATAGTTAGTTGTTATTGCTCCACATTAAGCCCaggtttctctgtgtttaacaaTGTTTAACAGTTTAACTCTGCAGTGTGGTGGAAGGATATAGAAAACAATGACATCCACCTTAACTGGTATACAGCTAGTGTGTGCATATTACAAACTCATATATTGTACATGTCACATTTGGTATTGATATATAGTCTCATCTAGCAGCATTTGATTAATAACGTCTTCAGTTTGGTAAAGAGGTAACTCTGATAAAGATCACACCATATAACCATGTATCCAACAAAGGCACAATAAAGGCTTTATAAACACGTAAAAATGAGCAGTTATACATATTTCTTTATAGTTATTGGTCAGAAAGTCTGCAATATTTTCCATTGACCACTGTAGTTTAAAGATCTTATGTAATAGTATactaatgttaatataaaaaaatatataaaatatgatttatcaAAAAGACATTTCACTTGCTTGCAAATCTAATATTACACCTCCGATGTACAGTAACATGAGATTTGTATTTggtagttctttaacccatcaGACTTATAGGCTGAGTACACAGGAAACCTGTTGCTTGTATCATAAAGGGTGGCATAATAGACAACATTACTTAGAGTTTGACAGATCTTTTTGAAAAGCAGGTGTGGGAGGATAATCACGGTTGttataaaagagaaaatttATCAATTTGATTCTCAAAAGTTGGAATAACTTTATTTGAAGCATCAGAAGGCAGCCACAGCACCGGCACATGAAGAAAGAATGCCatgatcagtgttgggtaagttactcgtGGGTAAGTTACATTagtaattactagttactaattacatgtTCAATAGTGTCATTAGATTACTGCACAAATGATTATCTcgaaaaagtattttataactTATGACTAATAATTTCTtactatatcctacatcaacctcgATTAGTTAAGCTATTCACACACATATtatacaaagtatttagttccccttcagtcggtctctcgacgttgtgttgagagacgactggggtttgatcttgagaacctatcatctccgagaggaatttctaaacgccaataggattggcgaatggcccgcccacACCAGTCTCCGCCCCGGACATACGGGAATAAAAGggagatggcggcggtcattcattcaccttttgttcttcggaactgTTTGCACTATATGTGGCAAATTTATTTCTTCGAGAGAGTCTTTCTTCTCCTGCCGGCGCGACGTGGAAGCTGCGGATCCCCTGGTGTGACGACGGTCTTCCCTTCGACTTCCCGGCAAATTCCCACAGAGCCTTattctaaaagagcaaatttcccAGCTGCTGAGCATGTCTCGCAGCTGTGTCCTTGGGTGCGGCAGACTCATTCCCGAGTCAGACGGCCATGAAACCTGCGTCACATGTTTGGGCGTCAAGCATGCTGAAGCAGGTTTCAGTGATACGACATGTCCTATCTGCGAGGACATGTCTATCAAGGTGTTGCGGTCACGGCTGGCGACGTTCTTCGGAACTGTTGCCGCCAACCCGCTCGCTTCTCAGGCGAGTTCGGCTGCCGCTTCGGCGAAGTCGACCGCCTCGACGAGCAGCGGGGGTGATATGGGGACTGCTATGGATGTCGCTTCGCCAGCTCCGGCTTGGCGAACCGCCCATACCCCAGTTCGCTCACCTGGTGCGTCCCCGATGGACGGCGGTAGACCGTTCCATAGCGGGCAGACTCGCAAGAGGGATGATGACGAAATCTCTGTCGCAGCATTGGACAGCTGCCTACTGGCATCAGACGGGGACGATCTCTCCGAGCTCCTGTCCACGGGCAGTAGAGCTCATGATGGGACCGACCCGGAGATGTCGGCCATGCTTGCCCGGGCAGCCGTGAGCATCGGGTTGCAGTGCGTTAACCCGCCCTCCCCGAAACGCTCGCGGCTTGATGAATGGTACCTGGGTACGGGTCGCGGCCAAAAACCGTGAACCACCCCGGTGCCGTTCTTCCTggaagtgcatgaggagctCACGAGGTCGTGGAATGCACCTTTCTCGGCCCGTTCTACACTCGTGGGCTCGGCGGCTGTGACTTCCCTGGATGGCGGGGTGGCCGGAGGCTACGTCGAcatcccccaggtggagcgtgctGTAGCGGTGCACCTctgcccgcagacggctgccacctggagggGTCGACCTAGACTCCCGTCTAGGGCGTGTAAGCTCTCTTCGAccctggtgtcgaaagcttacAACGCCGCTGGACAGGCCGCCTCCGCCCTCCACGCCATGGCGATTCTCCAGGTCTTTCAGGCTAAAGTCCTGAAGGATTTGGATGAAGGGAAACACGACCCCACTCGCATGAGTGAGTTGCGTACTGCCACCGACCTTTTCAGGGCCCGGCGCCCACTTCCTCGTTAAGAGAGTTGTTCTCCCTGGGTTTTTCTCTCCCACAGCACCCTTCGGCGCGCAGTGGCGAGGGTGGACGGCGCGGACGACTTCAACCTCCACGCGACGTTGCGTCGACCAGCGCCATCAGACAGGTAAGTCCGCAGAGCCATCAACCTCCCAGGGATCCGTCCCGGTGCGAGGTGACCGCTCTGCCACCCACCGAACCACCTCTTCCAGGGACGGTGAAGGAGATCGTTCCTCTAACACCGTTGGCAAGGATCTTGGCTGCGTGGCACACGCATACCAGCCCTTCACGGTGGTTGGATCGAACGATCCGTCTCGGTTATgcgatccagttcgccaagCACCCCCCGAAATTCCGGGGCATTCTGTTCTCCTCAGTACGAGGAGAGAATGCCCCCGTGCTTCGGAGAGAGGTCGCCGCCCTGCTGGCGAAACGTGCGATCGAGCCCATCCCCATAACCGAGATGTCCTCTGGGTtctacagcccgtacttcatcgtccCCAAAAAAGGAGGAGGGCTGCGCCCTATTCTGGATCTACGCGTCCTGAACAGGTACCTGCACAAGCTACCGTTCCGGATGCTGACTCAGAAGCGCATCTTGGAGTCAGTTCGACACCaagattggttcgtggcaatcgacctgaaggacgcgtACTTTCACGTCTCCATTCTTCCGCAACACCGACCGTTTCTACGGTTCACGTTCGAGGGGAAGGCGTATCAGTACAGGGTCCTGCCCTTCGGTCTGGCCCTGTCTCCGCGGGTTTTTTCGAAACTCGCCGAGGCCGCCCTAGCTCCCCTCAGGGAACAGGGCGTGCgtatactcaactatctcgacgactggcttattttggcacactcgcgagatgtGTTGAGTACGCAAAGGGATCTTGTGCTCGAGCACCTAGACCGTTTGGGCctccaggtcaaccgagagaagagcaagctctccccagcgcAGAACATCTCGTATCTCGGGATGGAACTAGACTCTGTCCGCATGTCGGCGCAGCTCACTACCGAGCGTGCACAGTCGGTGCTACGCTGCCTGACACAGGTCAGGCAGGCCACAGCGGTCCCACTGAAactatttcagaggctcctggggcaCATGGCATCCTCAGCCGGGATAATCCCGcttgggttgatgcacatgcgaccgctacagcactggcttcagagtcgggttccgaggacggcgtggcaccGCGGCACCAGGCGGATTACGATCACGCCCCTGTGCCGTCGTACCCTCATCCCTTGGGCAAAGTTGTCCTTCTTGCGAGCGGGGGTTCCGCTCGGACAGGTTTCGAGGCGCGTCGTAGTTACGACAGACGCTTCCCTGCAGGGATGGGgggcagtgtgcaacgggcacgcagtagcagGGCGGTGGACGGGCCCCCGACTGCgatggcacataaattgcctagagttgcTGGCAGTTCATCTAGCACTGAGGAGGCTACGGCCCCTAGTGCAAGACAGACACGTGCTAGTCCGGTCGGACAGCACGTCTGCCGTGGCGTACATCAACCATCAGGGCGGCATACGCTCACGGCAGATGTCGCAACtggcccgacgcctcctccaatggagtcagcaggtgaccaAATCCCTGCGAGCCACGTACATCCCGGGGAACCTGAATCAGACAGCCGATGCGCGCTCTCGTCAGGGGACTCCCCGTGGAGAATGGCGACTCCATCCCCGCGTAGTCCAGCTCTGGTTCCCAGATCTCATATCTCTCATGATAGCTCCcccctggccgattcccctCTCGAAGGACCTTCTTtcgcaggggaagggcacggttTGGCACCCCAATCCGGGCCTCTGGAATCTCCATGCCTGGtccctggacgggacgaggagagtTTAAGTGGCTTGCCTCTGGCAGTCCAAGAGACGGTCATGCAGGCTAGAGCCCCCACCACGCGGCGTTTGTACGCCTACAAGTGGCGTCTCTTCTCGTCTTGGTGTTCCTCCCTTGGAGAGAACCCGCGGAATTGCCCGATCGGGTCAGTGCTGGCCTTCTTACAGCAGAGACTAGAGAGTAACCTCTCCCCATCCAccttgaaagtgtatgtagccgctattgccgctcatcacgatCTCGTGGAGGGTAAGTCTCTTGGTCGGCACGACCTGATCATCAGGTTCCTTAAGGGTGCGAGGAGGGTGAATCCACCTCGACCGCGCCCTGTACCCTCTTGGGATCTTAATGTGGTCCTACAGGGCCTGGCTATGGCCCCGTTTGAGCCCCTCGGAGATGCCTCTCTTCCTCATCTTACGATGAAGACAGCACTCCTGACGGCGCTCGCATCCATCAAGAGGGTCGGGGACCTACAGGGCCTTTCCGTGTCCCCGGGATGCCTAGAATTTGGaactggtaactctcacgttgtcCTGAGACCCAGACCAGGTTACGTGCCCAAGGTCCCCACCACTCCCTTCCGGGATCAGGTGGTGACCTTGCAGGCAGACCCGACCTCTCATGTGTTGTGTCCTGTACGCGCTCTGCGCCTCTACATTGACCGCACACAGAACTTTAGGAGttctgagcagctctttgtttgttttggaagaCAGCATCAGGGgagagctgtctccaaacagcgGCTGGCACACTGGATTGTGGATGCCATCTCCTTGGCGTACCAGTCCACGGGCCAACCATGCCCGCTTGCAGTGAGAGCTCACTCCACTCGGAGTATGGCCTCCTCGTGGGCGTTGGCCCAGGGTGCCACCctggcagacatctgtagagctgcgggttgggctacgtcCAGTACCTTCGTGAGGTTCTACGACCTCCGAGTGGAACAGGTGTCAGCCGTGTCCTGCTGGGATAGGGGCCCGGCATCTGGCCTGGACGTACGCCTGCGAAAGCGCCTTCTCCCCTCTTCAGGTGAGTAACGTGCGCTAACTGCCTCCCTGCAATTCCCCCATTAGGGTGAAgcataggcattccatccatcactaagcacagCATTGGTAATAGATCGGGCGGAGCGATCTGTTGCAACCAGGTCCAGTACTGGTAGAGTTACCCCTATTCAGGTGAACCCCTATACTTGGACTA containing:
- the LOC130407121 gene encoding endonuclease domain-containing 1 protein-like isoform X1; its protein translation is MTTVLAEKFLISYHVIMTFFLPVVMLWLLSGASARVVSAFENQCDGFFADKQPPIITPTPAFQNICQTLNDVVYYATLYDTSNKIPVYSAYKFEELRQCKRSSGWYIEPQIFKRIYW
- the LOC130407121 gene encoding endonuclease domain-containing 1 protein-like isoform X2, translating into MTTVLAEKFLISYHVIMTFFLPVVMLWLLSGASARVVSAFENQCDGFFADKQPPIITPTPAFQNICQTLNDVVYYATLYDTSNKIPVYSAYKFEELRQCKRSSGWYIEPQ